The DNA sequence TTCAATTTTTTCTAGTCTTTGTTTTAAGTATTTTGAACAATGTTTTAGAAATTCTTTATTTATGTTGCTGAATGTTTTTAATTCATCATAATATGGGTTAAAATTTTCACTTAATTTAACTAATTGACCATTTTCACTATCATAACTAATTAAATATCTATCAAAGTGTTTATGAAAATTAGGACTTAGATTTAGATAATTGTATTTATCAGAAATAATTTCTAAATTATTCTTAAAGTTATATTGAATTTCTTTTGATGAATAGGAAGATTTATTTTTCATAAATTTATTATTTTTTAATTCATTCATTATTTTTTCTTTCACTCATTCAACGTTGTAAATATGACATTTTTCAGTTTCATTTTTGCAATCAAATGCTTGAATATCAAGTTTTTTGATTTCTTGAATATATTTACTTCTGTGTTCTTTAACGGCAGTTTCAATTGAGATTTTACTAGTCAATTCTTCAATTTGTTTTTTTATTGCTTTTCTTTGATTGTTTTTAGCTAATGCGTCAAAGTCTGTTTGTTCTAGCATTATATGAAAATTTTGTATTTCCTGAGATTTGTTTAGAGTATCATCATTAAAATCATTAAAAAAATCATCACTATATTTTAAAATTTCTCATTTTCTGTTTCCATTGTGTGTTATGTATGAAATACTGTCGAAAAGAATAGGAAAGTTGTGATATTTATTTCCGTTTTTATCAATAACAATGAATTCTGAATTTTTCGGTTTTCCAATTGAACCACTAGGGTTATTTCCTTTAAGAATTGAAATTAATCCTTTTAATGTTTTTGATTTTAAATAATTATTAATTTTTTTGTTAAAACTGTTTAACTGTGATTGATTTAATTCATGCAGATTATGTTTAGTTGTATCTGATCTTTTTTCTAATTTTCAATTATTTTCCTTGCAGAACTCATCTCTAAATTTGACAGCATCTGATTTTTTTGAGACTGATAAATGTGCAGGTGTTTGATATGAATCAAATCAAACTTCATGGAAGTCTATTTTTGAATCTATAATTGTTCATAAGTTATCTGTATCAACTATAAAATATATAATTCCTTTTGCCTTTGCAGACTTTGAAGATTTATTGCTATAGCTTTTGGTTTGAAAATTGAGTTTATAATATTTTAGTTTCATTTTACCACCTCATTAAAAATAGCCTCTAATACTTCAACTGAGATGGAATTACCGGAAAGAAAAATAATTTTGTTTTCTGTAACCATTTCAGATTTTTTGATTTTTAAATAATCTTTCTTATCGAACCCCATATACTGAAGTGCTTCACAAGCATTTATATATCTGAGCTTATTTTTTTCTGGGAAATAGAATTTTAATCTGCTGTTTGCTCCTGATGCTGTTAAAGTTGGACCTTTGCCATTTGTTAAGTAAACATATGTTTCTGAATTAAAGTTACTGTAATTTATTAACCTTGCTTTACTAATACCATTAATACTTGCATTGAATGGTGAAAGTTTATATTTCTCTATTAAATTACTACAATCAATTCCTTCATTACTCTCTTTTACTATGCTAGAAACTTTTTTAGGTTCTTTTCTTTGTAAATTATTAAAATCAAATTTTTTGTTTGTTTGATTATTTAGTATGGAAACAGCAAAAACTCTTTCTCTGTTTTGGGATGAACCAAAATCAGATGAGTTCAATGTTTGGAATGAGGTAGAATATCCTAAATTTTCAAGGGTTTTTACTCATTCGAGAAAATTATTGAGAAATTTCTTGCTTGTTAGTGCTTTAACATTTTCCAAGATTAACACTTTAGGTTTATGTTCTGAATTTATTAAAATTCTTTCTATTTCATAAAGAAGTCCTGAACGAGTCCCTTTTTCTAAACCTTTTTGTTTTCCTTGCTGACTTAAATCTTGACATGGGAATGAATATGTCATAATATCAATATTAGATTGAAGGTTATCAACTTTAGTAATGTCAGTATAGTTTTCTAACTTTTTATTTGTCTTATAAACCTTATTAAAATAGTCATTATTAACAAAAGCATACAAATAAGGAAAGATTTTTGATAGATTTTTATTTTTTATAAAGAAGTTGTTAGAAACAGGTGTTTTTGAATCGGCACTAAAGGTATATTTACTTAAAATATCGTTCATTTGTTCTCTAGTGAGTTCAGTTTCGGGTTTTAATTCACCATAATGAATTATTAAATAGGAAACTATTGCATCTATGTATCATTCACAACAACCACTTGAGATAACTTCTAGTTCAGAATTCTGTGCAACATTTTTTAGTGCTTTGTATTGCGAACCTATTCCTGAGAAAAATTCAAAAAGTCTTATTGTTTTCATAAGACCTCTTTAAAAAAATCATTATTAATAGACTTATCTCTTAATATATATATATATATATATTAAGAGATTGAATAGTAGATTTATGCAAAATAGTATTTAACATATCAACCTCCTGTTTATTTATGCTTAATTATAACGAAAAGAAGATATAAGTAAAGTAAATAAAATTCATTGATAACTATAAAAATTTTAAAATAAAAAATTGAGCCTTAAACGCCCAATTTAACTGGTTGTATGATCTTAAAAGATTCCAAACAATCCATGTTCTCTTTGTGAAACAGTTCATAAAAGACCATCTTTTGCTGTATCTTTGTAAATAAAGAAGTCAGAGATGTATGCAATCATAACTGCAATAAACACTAATAAAATTACAATGACTGCAATTGTGATAATTAATTTAATTTTTGAATTTTTATTTGTGTTTTTTTGTGTATCTTGTTGTAATTCTTTTGTCATAATATACCACCGTTTTTTAATAAATTTATTTTACCATAATATCAAGAAGTTGAAATTTATTTTGGTTACATAATTTATTTAAAACATTAGGAGTTTTCTGGTGCCAGTTACGAGAATCGGACTCGTGTCGCTTGATTACGAGTCAAGTGCTTTACCACTAAGCTAAACTGGCGTGGCGGTTAGTGAGGGATTCGAACCCTCGCGGATGTTTCCACCCCTGCCGCTTTTCGAGAGCGGTCCCTTCAACCGGACTTGGGTAACTAACCTTTTATTTACATAAATTATTATACATTAAAAGATTAAACAAGTGCATTAAGCTTGAATGTTTTATTAATATTTTAATGTTTAATAAAAATATTATATATATAATTTAATTATGAAAAAAATAGTTCCAATAATTCATAATAAAATTTGAGGTTATGAGATTTGATTAGTTTCGTCTTTGGAGGGTATGGAAACTAAGTTTGCAGATAACTCATTAGTAAAAAATGCACCATTAATTAAAATTATTCATGCTAAGGAACCTCTTTCAGTTCAAGTTCATCCTGATGATTTGTTAGCAAGAGAAATAGAAAAACAAAATAATGGCAAAACTGAAACTTGATTTGTTTTAGACTGCAATTCGAATAGTGAAATGGTTTTAGGCTTAACAAATTATGATAAAAAAGTTGTAGAAAATAAATTGAAAAATAACAATTTAGGTGATATTTTGAATATTGTAAAAGTTCAAAAATCTCGTTTTTACAATATTCCTGCTGGTTTAGTTCATGGTTTGGGTACAATGAGTAAATCGAATATTACTGTCATTGAAGTTCAACAACCTTCTGATACAACTTATCGTCTTTATGATTATAAAAGAGTCGATAAAAATAACCAAATGCGTGAGATTCATGTAGATAAAGCATTAAAATGCATTAAAAATCTCGATTATAATGCTGAAATTAAAACTAATAACAACGAAGATCTTTATTATCAAAACGAATTTTATAAATGTGAATTGATATCAAATTCTAAAGTAACTAAAGATAACGGTTGAGCAATAGTTTATGAAAATGATAATTATTTTGCTTATCAAGTAAGTGCTGGTGAAGTTCTACCTAATCAAGCAATATTCTTTGTTAGTTGAATTAAAAATTAAATTATGCTAGGTTGACATTCAAATGTCAACTTTTTTTATAAAACAATAATCATTAACAAAAATAAAAATTTATTTATTTTATTAAATAATGCTGAATTAATTAATAGATGTAAAACTAATTTACTTGTTTGATTTCATAACAATAAAATTGTCATGATTTATATTTTTAATAAAGTTAAACACAGATAGCATACAATTTCATAGAAAATGTTTCCTTTTTTTTTTTTTTTTTTGATCGTATTCAAAAAATAAAAAAATACAACAATAAAATTAAAGTAAGGAATTGAAAAAGAAAGGCAAATTTTATGAAAAAATATATAAAAACAATAATATTAATGTCAACTACAGCAATTGCAACTTTGCCAGCAACAATTTTATCTGTGAGTTGCAATGATAAGTATGAAAGTGAAGAATTGAATGAAATATATACTCAGAAAGAGTACTATAAATTAGATGAAAGTGGTGAAGTTTTGATTTGAGTTGATAAAAGAATAAAAAACTTTAATGTCAATCAAGAAGAAACAACAAAAATAAAATCTATAAAACCAAGAGTTTTTGAAGATTGCAAAGATTTAAAAAGTGTTATTATTCCTAATAGCGTAACTTCAATTGGTTCATTTGCGTTTTCTTCTTGTGAAAATTTAAAATCAATAACTATTCCTAATAGTGTAACTTCAATTGAACCTGGTACATTTTATCGTTGTTCAAGTTTAGAATCAATTACTTTACCAAATAAAGTTACTTCAATCGGACAACAAGCTTTTAATGGTTGTTCGAGTTTAAAATCTGTAACTATTCCAAATAGTGTAACTTCAATTGGTTATTCAGCATTCAGTTATTGTTCAAATTTAGTCTCAATTAATATTCCTAATAATTTAACTAAGATTGAATCAGAAGTTTTTAGTAACTGTTTTAGCTTAACATCAATTACTATCCCTAATAAGGTAACTTCAATTGATAAATTTGCATTTACTAACTGTTCAAGTCTAACATCGCTTGTTATTCCAGATAAAGTAACTTCAATCGGTGTTAAAGCGTTTAATGGTTGCTCAAATCTAACTTCAATTACCATTTCAAATAGGTTTACCAAGATTGATGAAGGTATGCTTAAAGGTTGCTCAAATCTAACGAAAATAACTGTTTGAGGAAACACTTTTTCAGTCGGAAATTATGGATGATTTACTGTATTTAACTACTTTGTAAGAGGATAGAATTGGTAATTCATTTATTTTTTGTATCATCTATATCGCTATCAATATTTATGATTAAACAGTGATTAAACAGTTTATTAATTTTATTAAAAATTAAATTTCAAATATTATTTATGTTCTTGAATAGCATTGTCTAATTCTCATTTTTTATGTGCATATGATGCATCGTAACATCCATAAATATTAGAATTTCTTTTAATTTCCCTTGAGATTGTACTAACTGATCTTTTAAGCATTTTTCCAATTTTTTTTTAATGTTTTAATTCCGTAATGAATTTGAATTATTAATCTCTCTTCTGGTTTTAATTGTGTATAATTCATATGATCTCATTTCAAATAAATGGTTAAAAGAGAAACTGTTTGCAATCTGTTTGTTTCTCTTTTTTTATTTTAAATCAAAAAAGTACAAACGCAAATACGTTTGCACTTCAAAGTATAATCAAGGAAGTTGACATTTATTTGTCAACTTTTTGTGTCCTAGTTTACCTCCAAGGTGGTAGAACATTACATATTTTGACTCTCTTGATAGTAATCGAGTGATCTTTATTACTTTATAGCCTCGCCTAATTTTACTTGGAGCGAATCCCAATGCTTTTTAGTCTCGCATAATTTTACTTGGAGCGAATCCCAATGCTTTTTAGTCTCGCATAATTTTACTTGGAGCGAATCCCAATGCTTTATAATGTTCATATAAATTATAACATTATTTTAGATAGTTCTTTAAAAAGTTAATGTCCGCTGGTAAATTTGTTGAAAATTTGATTTTTTTATTATTCATAACTTTATCGTAATGCGTATTCACCTTTTTAAGTATTCTTGCTTTGTTTCTCTTTATGTAGTTTAATTGTTTCAGTATTAAATTTCCGTACTTCTCATCTTTTTCTATATTAATTCTCTTAATCAAAATTTCAGATACAGGAATTATTTTTTGTATTAAAAGAACTCCTAATGAATTGTTATCTTGATCAAACATTTTTTCAATTTGATTAGAATTATTACTAATTTTTAAATGTTTTTCTTTAGGTGAAGTCAGTGGAATTATAAAGGTGTTATTTTGTATTGAAGTTAATATCCCTAAATGCGCTTTTATATGTTTTTTATAATTTTCATTATAACTTACTTCATTATCGAATTCATATAAATATTTTAAGTAGTCAATATCAATTTCACAAAAAACTATTTTATTCATTTTTAATTCATATTTATTATCAAGTCCATTCATATATTTAATTATATATTTAACTAAATTTTTTGTAAACAACTACATAGGTAATTTAAATATTTTGCTTATATAAAATATATAATTTAATTATGAAAAAAATTGTACCAGTAATTCATAATAAAATTTGAGGTTATGAAATTTGATTAGTTTCATCATTGAAAGGTTATGAAACAAAATTTGAAGATAATTCTTTAGTAAAAAATGCTCCATTAATTAAAATTATTCATGCAAAAGAACCACTTTCGGTTCAAGTTCACCCAGATATGATACTTTAGCTAAGGAAATTGAAAATAAAGAAAATGGTAAAAGTAAAACTTGATATGTTCTAGACTGTTAAAAAAATAGTGAATTAGTTTTAGGACTAAGAAGATATGATATTAATGAATTAGTAAAAAAACTATCAGAAAATAATTTATCAAGTATGTTAAATATAATTCAAGCACAAAAGAATAAATTCTATGATATACCCGCTGGGTTAGTGCATGGTTTAGGAACTCCAAATCACGCTAACATTAAGGTTCTTGAAGTTCAACAGTCTTCAGACATAACTTATAGATTATTTGATTATAAAAGATTAGACAAAAATAATAAATATAGAGAAATTCATGTTGGAAAGTCATTAAAATGTGTAAAAGAAATTGAATACATCTCCGGAGGGATCTCGAAAAATCATTTATATTTTGAAAATAAGTATTATAGTTGTGAGGTTGTTAAAAAATCAAAAAAAGTAGAAAAACATGGATGAGCAATTGTTTTTGAGCATAATGAATACTTTGCTTTTGAATTATCTAAAGGTGAAATAACACCAGAACAAACAGTTTTTTATGTAAGTTGAAAATAAGAGGAATTAGTTGATTACTAGTTTCTTTTTTAATACAAAAATACTATAACTAATTAATTATTAGTAATATATAAGAATTATAATGTTCACAACTTTGGAAATAATTATATTTCAAGTAAGTAACTACATTCGTATGTGGAATTATTAACGTCTATATTCATATTTAGAGTTAAATAACTATATATATATATATATAGTATACTAAAAATGTTATGAAAAAACATTCAAAATTAATAATATTAAACACATCAATTTTAGCAACATCATTCCCATTTGCGGTATTATCTGCAAGTTGTAATGATAAAAAAGAAGACAAAAAACCTGAAGTACCAAACACTCCGAATAATTCGCAAAACGGAAACACTACTAAACCAGAAAACCCATCAAGTGAAATCGAAAATCAACCAGGTACACCCGAAAATGGAGATTCGACTAAACCAGAACAACCTGAAAATCCAGATAAAAATGGTGAAACAGAAACTAATCCTAACACACCAACTGAACCAGAAACACCAAATAATGGTTCTAATCCTGAAACAACAATTCCAGAAAACCCAGATAAAAATGGTGAAAATCAAGGTTCAAATCTAAACGGTGAAACAGAAACTAATCCTAATACACCAATTAAACCAGAGATATCAAATAATGGATCGAATCCTGAAACAACAACTCCAGAAAACCCATCAAGTGAAATCGAAAATCAACCAGGTACACCCGAAAATGGAGATTCGACTAAACCAGAACAACCTGAAAATCCAGATAAAAATGGTGAAACAGAAACTAATCCTAACACACCAACTGAACCAGAAACACCAAATAATGGTTCTAATCCTGAAACAACAACTCCAGAAAACCCATCAAGTGAAATCGAAAATCAACCAGGTACACCCGAAAATTGAGATTCGACTAAACCAGAACAACCTGAAAATCCAGATAAAAATGGTGAAAAAGAAACTAATCCTAACACACCAACTGAACCAGAAACAACAAATAATGGTTCTAATCCTGAAACAACAATTCCAGAAAATTCCAATACCACAAGTGGAGATAATGTTGACAACCCAACTACTGAACCAACTCCTGTAGATCCAAAACCAAACCCTGATGATAACAGTTCAACAAACCCTGGAGATGAAACAACTACAACCCCAAATACAAACGGAAATGTTTCACCTGAAGTTGAAGAGTTAAATGATTATGCTAAGTTAATGAAAGATAATTTAGAAATTATTCCTGGTATGGAAAAACATTTCTATTGAGCTATAGAAAATAATTATGACTTTTACTTTGATATTTTAAATCAATCAATAGTTTGTGTTCCTTCATACACAAGAGTTAATTGAATTAACCCGAACTTCTGAGAAGTTTTAAGATTTAAAAAATCAATATTACCTAGTAGAGATTATTTTCCTACAAACTATGATGAACCATCATTCATTACTGTAAATAGGAAAAAAATTGATTTTGAATTTGATGAGGAAAACAATATTATTTTTAGATTTAAAATTGGATTATATCAAGGATTCAGAAAAGAAGGATTAACTTCAACAATTGGTGAAACGGCAAATTTAGGTAAAATATCTCAAATTGCTGAAAAACCTAGTGAGGATTCAGTTTCATTGAAACCCCAACCCAACCCAAATGAAAATCTTTCACCTGAAGTTGAAAAGTTAAATGATTATGCTAAGTTAATGAAAGATAATTTAGAAATTATTCCTGGTATGGAAAACCATTTTTATTGAGCTATAAAAAATAATTATGACTTTTATTTTTATCGTGATAATCAGTCAATAGTTTGTGTTCCATCAAATACTATAGTTAACTGAATTAATCCGAACTTCTGAGAAGTTTTAAGATTTAAAAAGACAATATGACCTAACTCTCAATTCGTTCTTATTAATTATGATAGAACTTTATATATTTTTCGTTATCATAATCTTCATATTTTATTAACAAATGATAAAAAACTAAATTTTAAATTAGATGAAAAAAATAATATTATTTTTAGATTCAAAATAGGAACATGAAATGAAAATGATGATGATGTGGCATCAACAGTCGGCGAAACTGCAAATTTAGGTAAAATACCTGAAATTATTGAAAAACCTAATGAATATTTAGATTTAGATGGTTATATAAGTCCTCAATATTATGAAATTGTTAATAATACTCTAGTTTCTGTTGATAAGAATATTGAAGGTCATTTCAAAATTAGAGAAAACATTAAAATTATCGGACCTAATGCATTTAGTGGATGCACAAACTTAACATCAATTACTATCCCTGATAGTGTAACATCAATTAAGTATAATGCATTTAGTGGATGCACAAACTTAACATCAATTACTATCCCTGATAGTGTAACATCAATTGAGTCTAATGCATTTAATGGATGCTCAAGTTTAACTTCAATTACTATCCCTGATAGTGTAACATGAATTGGTGATAGTGCATTTAGTGGATGTTCAAGTTTAACTTCAATTACTATCCCTGATAGTGTAACATGAATTGGTGATAGTGCATTTAGTGGATGCACAAACTTAACATCAATTACTATCCCTGATAGTGTAACATCAATTGAGTCTAATGCATTTAATGGATGTTCAGGCTTAACTTCAATTACTATCCCTGATAGTGTAACATGAATTGGTGATAGTGCATTTAGTGGATGTTCAGGCTTAACTTCAATTACTATCCCTGATAGTGTAAAACGAATTGGTGATAGTGCATTTAGTGGATGTTCAGGCTTAACTTCA is a window from the Mycoplasma anserisalpingitidis genome containing:
- a CDS encoding leucine-rich repeat domain-containing protein, translating into MKKYIKTIILMSTTAIATLPATILSVSCNDKYESEELNEIYTQKEYYKLDESGEVLIWVDKRIKNFNVNQEETTKIKSIKPRVFEDCKDLKSVIIPNSVTSIGSFAFSSCENLKSITIPNSVTSIEPGTFYRCSSLESITLPNKVTSIGQQAFNGCSSLKSVTIPNSVTSIGYSAFSYCSNLVSINIPNNLTKIESEVFSNCFSLTSITIPNKVTSIDKFAFTNCSSLTSLVIPDKVTSIGVKAFNGCSNLTSITISNRFTKIDEGMLKGCSNLTKITVWGNTFSVGNYGWFTVFNYFVRG
- a CDS encoding type III toxin-antitoxin system ToxN/AbiQ family toxin — its product is MNGLDNKYELKMNKIVFCEIDIDYLKYLYEFDNEVSYNENYKKHIKAHLGILTSIQNNTFIIPLTSPKEKHLKISNNSNQIEKMFDQDNNSLGVLLIQKIIPVSEILIKRINIEKDEKYGNLILKQLNYIKRNKARILKKVNTHYDKVMNNKKIKFSTNLPADINFLKNYLK
- a CDS encoding type I phosphomannose isomerase catalytic subunit yields the protein MKKIVPIIHNKIWGYEIWLVSSLEGMETKFADNSLVKNAPLIKIIHAKEPLSVQVHPDDLLAREIEKQNNGKTETWFVLDCNSNSEMVLGLTNYDKKVVENKLKNNNLGDILNIVKVQKSRFYNIPAGLVHGLGTMSKSNITVIEVQQPSDTTYRLYDYKRVDKNNQMREIHVDKALKCIKNLDYNAEIKTNNNEDLYYQNEFYKCELISNSKVTKDNGWAIVYENDNYFAYQVSAGEVLPNQAIFFVSWIKN
- a CDS encoding leucine-rich repeat protein, whose amino-acid sequence is MKKHSKLIILNTSILATSFPFAVLSASCNDKKEDKKPEVPNTPNNSQNGNTTKPENPSSEIENQPGTPENGDSTKPEQPENPDKNGETETNPNTPTEPETPNNGSNPETTIPENPDKNGENQGSNLNGETETNPNTPIKPEISNNGSNPETTTPENPSSEIENQPGTPENGDSTKPEQPENPDKNGETETNPNTPTEPETPNNGSNPETTTPENPSSEIENQPGTPENWDSTKPEQPENPDKNGEKETNPNTPTEPETTNNGSNPETTIPENSNTTSGDNVDNPTTEPTPVDPKPNPDDNSSTNPGDETTTTPNTNGNVSPEVEELNDYAKLMKDNLEIIPGMEKHFYWAIENNYDFYFDILNQSIVCVPSYTRVNWINPNFWEVLRFKKSILPSRDYFPTNYDEPSFITVNRKKIDFEFDEENNIIFRFKIGLYQGFRKEGLTSTIGETANLGKISQIAEKPSEDSVSLKPQPNPNENLSPEVEKLNDYAKLMKDNLEIIPGMENHFYWAIKNNYDFYFYRDNQSIVCVPSNTIVNWINPNFWEVLRFKKTIWPNSQFVLINYDRTLYIFRYHNLHILLTNDKKLNFKLDEKNNIIFRFKIGTWNENDDDVASTVGETANLGKIPEIIEKPNEYLDLDGYISPQYYEIVNNTLVSVDKNIEGHFKIRENIKIIGPNAFSGCTNLTSITIPDSVTSIKYNAFSGCTNLTSITIPDSVTSIESNAFNGCSSLTSITIPDSVTWIGDSAFSGCSSLTSITIPDSVTWIGDSAFSGCTNLTSITIPDSVTSIESNAFNGCSGLTSITIPDSVTWIGDSAFSGCSGLTSITIPDSVKRIGDSAFSGCSGLTSITIPDSVTSIKSYAFSGCSGLTSITIPDNVTSIDSNAFRGCSGLTSITIPNSVTSIRSNTFRGCSSLTSITIPDTVTSIGSNAFNGCSSLTSITIPDSVQSIGTSAFENTPFLESLKKQFGDDPIVINGIKYETLPNF
- a CDS encoding MAG4270 family putative restriction endonuclease, with product MKLKYYKLNFQTKSYSNKSSKSAKAKGIIYFIVDTDNLWTIIDSKIDFHEVWFDSYQTPAHLSVSKKSDAVKFRDEFCKENNWKLEKRSDTTKHNLHELNQSQLNSFNKKINNYLKSKTLKGLISILKGNNPSGSIGKPKNSEFIVIDKNGNKYHNFPILFDSISYITHNGNRKWEILKYSDDFFNDFNDDTLNKSQEIQNFHIMLEQTDFDALAKNNQRKAIKKQIEELTSKISIETAVKEHRSKYIQEIKKLDIQAFDCKNETEKCHIYNVEWVKEKIMNELKNNKFMKNKSSYSSKEIQYNFKNNLEIISDKYNYLNLSPNFHKHFDRYLISYDSENGQLVKLSENFNPYYDELKTFSNINKEFLKHCSKYLKQRLEKIEEIKNSQS
- the dcm_N gene encoding DNA (cytosine-5-)-methyltransferase N-terminal subunit is translated as MKTIRLFEFFSGIGSQYKALKNVAQNSELEVISSGCCEWYIDAIVSYLIIHYGELKPETELTREQMNDILSKYTFSADSKTPVSNNFFIKNKNLSKIFPYLYAFVNNDYFNKVYKTNKKLENYTDITKVDNLQSNIDIMTYSFPCQDLSQQGKQKGLEKGTRSGLLYEIERILINSEHKPKVLILENVKALTSKKFLNNFLEWVKTLENLGYSTSFQTLNSSDFGSSQNRERVFAVSILNNQTNKKFDFNNLQRKEPKKVSSIVKESNEGIDCSNLIEKYKLSPFNASINGISKARLINYSNFNSETYVYLTNGKGPTLTASGANSRLKFYFPEKNKLRYINACEALQYMGFDKKDYLKIKKSEMVTENKIIFLSGNSISVEVLEAIFNEVVKWN